A section of the Agromyces aurantiacus genome encodes:
- a CDS encoding O-methyltransferase, which translates to MSEHDLNWKYVDESVVESESIAKARQQSLELGVEPVSPAVGAQLGVIAAACDARAVIEVGTGLGVSGLWMLQSARGAHLTSIDTETEYQQHAREHFAEAGVAPARVRLIAGRASEVLPRMNERSYDVVFVDADAPSVIEYVEHGLRLAKPGGSVLVARALWKGRVADPARRDDAATAFRGLISELAASSAVVTAISPAGDGLLQIVKLGA; encoded by the coding sequence GTGTCCGAGCACGACCTGAACTGGAAGTACGTCGACGAGAGCGTCGTGGAGTCGGAGTCGATCGCGAAGGCCCGCCAGCAGTCCCTCGAGCTGGGGGTCGAGCCGGTGTCGCCGGCCGTCGGCGCGCAGCTCGGCGTGATCGCGGCCGCGTGCGACGCGCGCGCCGTCATCGAGGTGGGCACGGGCCTCGGGGTGTCGGGCCTGTGGATGCTGCAGTCCGCGCGGGGCGCGCACCTGACCTCGATCGACACCGAGACGGAGTACCAGCAGCACGCCCGCGAGCACTTCGCGGAGGCGGGCGTCGCGCCCGCTCGAGTTCGCCTCATCGCCGGTCGTGCGAGCGAGGTGCTGCCGCGGATGAACGAGCGGTCCTACGACGTCGTCTTCGTCGACGCGGATGCCCCGTCGGTGATCGAGTACGTCGAGCACGGGCTGCGGTTGGCCAAGCCCGGCGGCAGCGTGCTCGTCGCGCGTGCCCTGTGGAAGGGGAGGGTGGCCGACCCGGCGCGGCGAGACGACGCGGCGACGGCGTTCCGCGGGCTCATCTCGGAACTCGCGGCGTCCTCCGCCGTCGTCACCGCCATCTCGCCGGCCGGGGACGGCCTGCTTCAGATCGTGAAGCTGGGCGCCTGA
- a CDS encoding DUF3117 domain-containing protein — MAAMKPRTGDGPMEAVKEGRLIIVRVPLEGGGRLVVSVNDAEAKELYDVLGGVVNAA; from the coding sequence ATGGCGGCCATGAAGCCACGCACTGGAGACGGACCGATGGAGGCTGTGAAGGAGGGGCGCCTCATCATCGTGCGCGTGCCGCTCGAGGGTGGCGGCCGCCTCGTCGTCTCGGTGAACGACGCTGAGGCCAAGGAGCTCTACGACGTCCTCGGTGGCGTCGTGAACGCGGCCTGA
- the dapE gene encoding succinyl-diaminopimelate desuccinylase: MAEPAASAASPTSLDLGADVVAITQAICDVPSESGDEGRLADLIVDALAGAAHLEVIRDGDTIVARTHLGRERRVVIAGHLDTVPINDNLPTTLEEADGRRILWGRGTVDMKAGVAVQLKLAYELADPAVDVTWMWYDHEEVAAGLNGLGRVLRVHPELFEGDFAILGEPTRAEVEGGCNGTLRAELRARGRRAHSARSWVGDNAIHKLAPALDRLAAYEAETVTVDGLEYREGLNAVLVHGGVAGNVIPDEAVLTLNYRFAPSRSVAEATAHVRELFPEYEVAITDSAEGARPGLDDPLAQQFVRAVGAEARPKYGWTDVARFSALGIPAVNFGPGDPLLAHADDERVDCDEILACERALRDWLTGATA; this comes from the coding sequence ATGGCCGAACCCGCCGCGTCCGCCGCCTCGCCCACCTCGCTCGACCTCGGTGCCGACGTCGTCGCGATCACGCAGGCGATCTGCGACGTCCCCAGCGAGTCGGGCGACGAGGGCCGGCTCGCCGACCTCATCGTCGACGCGCTGGCCGGCGCGGCGCACCTCGAGGTGATCCGCGACGGCGACACGATCGTGGCGCGCACGCACCTCGGTCGCGAGCGCCGGGTCGTCATCGCCGGCCACCTCGACACGGTGCCCATCAACGACAACCTGCCCACGACGCTCGAGGAGGCCGACGGACGCCGCATCCTCTGGGGCCGCGGCACCGTCGACATGAAGGCGGGCGTCGCGGTCCAGCTGAAGCTCGCGTACGAGCTCGCCGACCCCGCGGTCGACGTGACCTGGATGTGGTACGACCACGAGGAGGTCGCGGCCGGCCTCAACGGGCTCGGGCGCGTGCTGCGCGTGCACCCCGAGCTGTTCGAGGGCGACTTCGCGATCCTCGGCGAGCCGACCCGCGCCGAGGTCGAGGGCGGCTGCAACGGCACGTTGCGCGCCGAGCTGCGGGCCCGCGGCCGGCGCGCGCACTCCGCACGCAGCTGGGTCGGCGACAACGCGATCCACAAGCTCGCGCCCGCGCTCGACCGGCTCGCCGCCTACGAGGCCGAGACCGTGACGGTCGACGGCCTCGAGTACCGCGAGGGGCTGAACGCGGTGCTCGTGCACGGCGGCGTGGCCGGCAACGTGATCCCCGACGAGGCCGTGCTGACGCTGAACTACCGGTTCGCGCCGAGCCGCTCGGTCGCCGAGGCGACCGCGCACGTGCGCGAGCTGTTCCCCGAGTACGAGGTCGCCATCACCGACTCGGCCGAGGGGGCCCGGCCCGGACTCGACGACCCGCTCGCGCAGCAGTTCGTGCGCGCGGTCGGCGCCGAGGCGCGGCCGAAGTACGGCTGGACGGATGTCGCGCGCTTCAGCGCGCTCGGCATCCCCGCGGTGAACTTCGGCCCGGGCGACCCGCTGCTCGCGCACGCCGACGACGAGCGCGTCGACTGCGACGAGATCCTCGCGTGCGAGCGCGCCCTGCGGGACTGGCTCACCGGAGCCACGGCCTGA
- the dapD gene encoding 2,3,4,5-tetrahydropyridine-2,6-dicarboxylate N-succinyltransferase has product MPADSPNPTAPTAAWGDGLATIAADGTVLDTWYPAPQLGELPDPAPAAWQPPAGAVGPDERRGVTVEAVRVAIRLDEPPAGTSDAYLRLHLLSHLLVRPNALNLEGIFGHLPNVAWTNAGPVHPDDLDRLRPALQRAGIHVTGLDKFPRLLDYVIPERVRIADASRVRLGAHLAPGTTVMHEGFVNFNAGTLGSSMVEGRISQGVVVGDGSDIGGGASIMGTLSGGGTQRVAIGERALLGANSGIGISIGDDTVVEAGLYVTAGTKVAVIGAAGEPDRVVKAVELSGQPNLLFRRNSLDGRVEVLSRSGQGIVLNTALHA; this is encoded by the coding sequence ATGCCCGCAGACTCGCCGAACCCGACCGCGCCCACCGCCGCCTGGGGCGACGGACTCGCCACGATCGCCGCCGACGGCACGGTGCTCGACACGTGGTACCCGGCGCCGCAGCTGGGCGAGCTGCCCGACCCGGCGCCGGCCGCGTGGCAGCCCCCGGCCGGCGCGGTCGGCCCCGACGAGCGACGCGGGGTGACGGTCGAGGCGGTCCGCGTGGCCATCCGCCTCGACGAGCCGCCCGCGGGCACCTCCGACGCGTACCTGCGACTGCACCTGCTCTCGCACCTGCTCGTGCGGCCGAACGCGCTGAACCTCGAGGGCATCTTCGGCCACCTGCCCAACGTGGCGTGGACCAACGCGGGACCCGTGCACCCCGACGACCTCGACCGGCTCCGTCCGGCGCTGCAGCGGGCGGGCATCCACGTCACGGGCCTCGACAAGTTCCCGCGCCTGCTCGACTACGTGATCCCCGAGCGCGTGCGCATCGCCGACGCCTCGCGCGTGCGCCTCGGCGCCCACCTGGCGCCCGGCACGACGGTCATGCACGAGGGTTTCGTGAACTTCAACGCCGGCACCCTGGGCAGCTCCATGGTCGAGGGCCGCATCTCGCAGGGCGTCGTCGTCGGCGACGGGAGCGACATCGGCGGCGGCGCCTCGATCATGGGCACGCTCTCGGGCGGCGGCACCCAGCGCGTCGCGATCGGCGAGCGCGCGCTGCTCGGCGCGAACTCGGGCATCGGCATCTCGATCGGCGACGACACCGTGGTCGAGGCCGGCCTCTACGTCACGGCCGGCACGAAGGTCGCGGTCATCGGGGCCGCTGGCGAGCCGGACCGCGTCGTCAAGGCCGTCGAGCTCTCCGGGCAGCCGAACCTGCTGTTCCGGCGCAACTCGCTCGACGGCCGCGTCGAGGTGCTGTCGCGCTCGGGCCAGGGCATCGTGCTGAATACCGCGCTGCACGCCTGA
- a CDS encoding penicillin acylase family protein produces the protein MGTDAPRTRRHRWGKFLVGVLVTVLVIGVAAAGFGWWTVHRSFPTTTGRIDVPGLQGAVTVYRDDAGIPQLVAETDHDLFFAQGYVHAQDRFWEMDFRRHVTAGRLAELFGEEQVATDAFVRTLDWRGIAETEYELLDERSRAYYEAYADGVNAYLDGRSGAELSLEYAVLALQNPGYRPEPWAPVDSIAWLKAMAWDLRSNLGDEIDRALLSATLPPEEVQRLHPDFPFSAKPTIVDGLDGAPAASASAPVPADDGDDPAAAPLEEGHVDALADLAASVDRLPELLGPEGGDLGSNSWVVSGELTETGMPLLANDPHLGPAMPSIWVQMGLHCAEPTDACTFDVAGYGFSGLPGIVIGHNTRIAWGFTNLGPDVADLYLERIVDDSYEFDGTLRPLTVREEVIEVAGGDPVTIQVRSTDRGPIVSIDDASNYSRVATDYGATVEAGGPAADGAELEVSLQWTALSPGTTPAAVFAMDRAQDWKGFQAAAALFDVPAQNLVYADVDGNIGYQAPGAIPIRKAGDGTLPMPGWTSANGWSGMVPFEQLPSVLNPERGYLVTANNAVDDDGPSLTRDWDLGYRAEGIERRIRELTADGGTLTAEDMTDIQLDTRDANAAALLPVIAELDLDGDAARGAQLLAGWDASADADSAEAAYFAVFWRTLLDRMFGDLPEATRPQGGDRWFAVVGSLLGQPDDAWWTDDEAGATGRDAVIAASLAAAWREASDRLGDDPADWRWGRLHTLSLKNQSLGTSGIAPIEWLFNRGPYETGGGSAIVNAIGWDASVGYEVDWVPSMRMVVDLGDLDASTWVNLTGASGHAFHPHYDDQAPLWQHGETRAWPFTREAVRDAAVDTLVLRPAG, from the coding sequence GTGGGAACCGACGCCCCGAGGACCCGACGGCATCGCTGGGGCAAGTTCCTCGTGGGCGTGCTCGTCACGGTGCTCGTGATCGGGGTCGCCGCCGCCGGATTCGGCTGGTGGACGGTGCACCGTTCCTTCCCCACCACCACCGGACGGATCGACGTGCCGGGGCTGCAGGGCGCGGTCACGGTCTACCGCGACGACGCCGGCATCCCGCAGCTGGTCGCCGAGACCGACCACGACCTGTTCTTCGCGCAGGGGTACGTGCACGCGCAGGACCGCTTCTGGGAGATGGACTTCCGCCGGCACGTCACCGCCGGCCGGCTCGCCGAGCTGTTCGGCGAGGAGCAGGTGGCGACCGACGCGTTCGTGCGCACGCTCGACTGGCGGGGCATCGCCGAGACCGAGTACGAACTGCTCGACGAGCGGTCCCGTGCGTACTACGAGGCCTACGCCGACGGCGTGAACGCCTATCTCGACGGCCGCAGCGGCGCCGAGCTCTCGCTCGAGTACGCCGTGCTCGCGCTGCAGAACCCCGGATACCGGCCCGAGCCGTGGGCCCCCGTCGACTCGATCGCGTGGCTGAAGGCGATGGCGTGGGACCTCCGCTCGAACCTCGGCGACGAGATCGACCGGGCGCTCCTGTCGGCGACGCTCCCGCCCGAGGAGGTGCAGCGGCTGCACCCCGACTTCCCGTTCTCGGCCAAGCCCACGATCGTCGACGGACTGGACGGCGCGCCGGCCGCCTCGGCGTCGGCCCCGGTCCCGGCCGACGACGGCGACGATCCCGCCGCCGCACCGTTGGAGGAGGGGCACGTCGACGCGCTCGCCGACCTCGCCGCCAGCGTCGACCGGCTGCCCGAGCTGCTCGGGCCCGAGGGCGGCGACCTGGGCTCCAACTCGTGGGTGGTCTCCGGCGAGCTCACCGAGACGGGCATGCCGCTGCTCGCCAACGACCCGCACCTCGGCCCGGCCATGCCCTCGATCTGGGTGCAGATGGGCCTGCACTGCGCCGAGCCGACCGACGCGTGCACGTTCGACGTCGCCGGGTACGGCTTCTCGGGCCTGCCCGGCATCGTGATCGGGCACAACACGAGGATCGCGTGGGGCTTCACGAACCTCGGGCCCGACGTCGCCGACCTCTACCTCGAGCGCATCGTCGACGACTCCTACGAGTTCGACGGGACGCTGCGCCCGCTCACGGTGCGCGAGGAGGTGATCGAGGTCGCGGGCGGCGACCCCGTGACGATCCAGGTGCGCTCGACCGACCGCGGCCCGATCGTGAGCATCGACGACGCGTCGAACTACAGCCGGGTCGCCACCGACTACGGCGCCACCGTCGAGGCCGGCGGCCCGGCCGCCGACGGCGCCGAGCTCGAGGTGTCGCTGCAGTGGACCGCGCTCTCCCCCGGGACGACCCCGGCGGCGGTGTTCGCCATGGACCGCGCGCAGGACTGGAAGGGGTTCCAGGCGGCGGCGGCGCTGTTCGACGTGCCGGCGCAGAACCTCGTGTACGCCGACGTCGACGGCAACATCGGCTACCAGGCGCCCGGCGCCATCCCGATCCGCAAGGCCGGCGACGGCACGCTGCCCATGCCCGGCTGGACGAGCGCGAACGGCTGGAGCGGCATGGTGCCCTTCGAGCAGCTGCCGTCGGTGCTGAACCCCGAGCGCGGCTACCTCGTCACGGCGAACAACGCCGTCGATGACGACGGCCCCTCGCTCACGCGCGACTGGGACCTCGGCTACCGGGCCGAGGGCATCGAGCGCCGCATCCGCGAGCTCACGGCCGACGGCGGCACGCTCACGGCCGAGGACATGACCGACATCCAGCTCGACACGCGCGACGCCAACGCGGCGGCGCTCCTCCCGGTGATCGCCGAGCTCGACCTCGACGGCGACGCGGCGCGCGGCGCGCAGCTGCTGGCCGGCTGGGATGCGTCGGCCGACGCCGACAGCGCCGAGGCGGCCTACTTCGCGGTGTTCTGGCGGACCCTGCTCGACCGCATGTTCGGCGACCTCCCCGAGGCGACGCGGCCGCAGGGCGGCGACCGCTGGTTCGCGGTCGTCGGGTCGCTCCTCGGCCAGCCCGACGACGCCTGGTGGACCGACGACGAGGCCGGCGCGACCGGACGCGACGCCGTCATCGCGGCCTCGCTCGCGGCGGCGTGGCGTGAGGCATCCGATCGCCTGGGCGACGACCCCGCCGACTGGCGCTGGGGCCGCCTGCACACGCTCAGCCTGAAGAACCAGAGCCTCGGCACGTCCGGCATCGCGCCCATCGAGTGGCTCTTCAACCGCGGCCCGTACGAGACGGGCGGCGGATCGGCCATCGTGAATGCGATCGGATGGGACGCGAGCGTCGGGTACGAGGTCGACTGGGTGCCCTCGATGCGCATGGTCGTCGACCTCGGCGACCTCGACGCGTCGACCTGGGTGAACCTCACCGGGGCGTCCGGGCACGCGTTCCACCCGCACTACGACGACCAGGCGCCGCTCTGGCAGCACGGCGAGACCCGTGCGTGGCCGTTCACGCGCGAGGCCGTGCGCGATGCGGCCGTGGACACGCTGGTGCTCCGTCCCGCGGGCTGA
- a CDS encoding Lrp/AsnC family transcriptional regulator: MDHLDDLDRRLLALLREDGRAPVAELARRLGVARATVTGRIDRLVTSGVIIGFSVRVRDEMDPLAIHAISFIEVEGRSTDDVIRRLRGFPEIIALHTTNGGWDLVAELRTDTLGDFDRVLGRIRSIAGVVNSETSLLLSSVLR, from the coding sequence ATGGATCATCTCGACGATCTCGATCGGCGCCTCCTCGCGCTCCTCCGCGAGGACGGCCGGGCCCCGGTGGCCGAGCTCGCGCGCCGGCTCGGGGTCGCGCGAGCGACCGTCACGGGCCGGATCGACCGGCTCGTGACATCCGGGGTCATCATCGGGTTCTCGGTGCGCGTGCGCGACGAGATGGACCCGCTCGCGATCCACGCGATCTCGTTCATCGAGGTCGAGGGCCGCAGCACCGACGACGTGATCCGCCGGTTGCGCGGGTTCCCCGAGATCATCGCGCTGCACACGACGAACGGCGGATGGGACCTGGTGGCCGAGCTGCGCACGGACACCCTCGGCGACTTCGACCGCGTGCTCGGCCGCATCCGCTCGATCGCGGGCGTCGTCAACAGCGAGACCAGCCTGCTGCTGAGCTCCGTGCTGCGCTGA
- a CDS encoding ornithine cyclodeaminase, producing MTSFVDVRNMVGWVASTGPERIIAGILEYLEQDFARWESFDKTPRVASHTPFGVIELMPTSDHESYAFKYVNGHPSNPARGYQTVTAFGVLADVHNGYPTFLAEMTVLTALRTAATSAFAAKLLARPDSEVMAMIGTGSQAEFQALAFRSALGITRLRVYDVDPDAIAKFVRNMLPLGFEIDVAGSAAEALQGADVVTTCTADKARNAVVADEWVRPGMHLNAIGGDCPGKTELDPAILDRAAVFVEFTPQTRIEGEIQAKPADFPVTELWEVLTGRSTGRTSADQVTLFDSVGFAIEDFSALRYVRDQVAGTHFEQRIDLVADPDDPKDLFGLVGAFSPVG from the coding sequence ATGACGAGCTTCGTCGACGTACGCAACATGGTCGGCTGGGTCGCCAGCACCGGGCCCGAGCGCATCATCGCCGGGATCCTCGAGTACCTCGAGCAGGACTTCGCCCGCTGGGAGAGCTTCGACAAGACACCCCGCGTCGCGAGCCACACGCCGTTCGGCGTCATCGAGCTCATGCCCACGAGCGACCACGAGTCCTACGCGTTCAAGTACGTCAACGGCCACCCCTCCAACCCGGCTCGCGGCTACCAGACCGTGACCGCCTTCGGTGTGCTCGCCGACGTGCACAACGGCTACCCCACCTTCCTCGCCGAGATGACCGTGCTCACGGCGCTGCGCACCGCGGCGACGAGCGCGTTCGCCGCCAAGCTGCTCGCCCGGCCCGACTCCGAGGTCATGGCGATGATCGGCACCGGCAGCCAGGCCGAGTTCCAGGCACTCGCGTTCCGGTCGGCCCTCGGCATCACGCGCCTGCGCGTCTACGACGTCGATCCCGACGCGATCGCGAAGTTCGTGCGCAACATGCTGCCGCTCGGCTTCGAGATCGACGTGGCCGGCAGCGCGGCCGAGGCGCTCCAGGGCGCCGACGTCGTGACGACGTGCACGGCCGACAAGGCCCGCAACGCCGTGGTCGCCGACGAGTGGGTGCGCCCCGGCATGCACCTGAACGCGATCGGCGGCGACTGCCCCGGCAAGACCGAGCTCGACCCCGCGATCCTCGACCGCGCCGCGGTGTTCGTCGAGTTCACGCCGCAGACCCGCATCGAGGGCGAGATCCAGGCCAAGCCGGCCGACTTCCCCGTGACCGAGCTGTGGGAGGTGCTCACGGGCCGATCGACCGGCCGCACGAGCGCCGACCAGGTCACGCTCTTCGACTCGGTCGGGTTCGCGATCGAGGACTTCTCGGCGCTGCGCTACGTGCGCGACCAGGTCGCCGGCACGCACTTCGAGCAGCGGATCGACCTCGTCGCCGACCCCGACGACCCGAAGGACCTCTTCGGCCTCGTCGGCGCCTTCTCACCGGTGGGGTGA
- the ctlX gene encoding citrulline utilization hydrolase CtlX, with the protein MSVQSPSAVVMVRPHRFAPNPQTLADNGFQPSADGLDPERLAAAAYEEVTRAAVALESAGVTVHLFEDEAEHRPDSVFPNNWISTHSGGHIALYPMYTPNRRTERRGDIVELLKTTYRVQDVIDYSGLEYDDVFLEGTGAMVLDHELRIAYAARSNRADPIALERFCTNFGYEPMVFDAVDGRGVAVYHTNVILSIATEFALVAADMLVSPARRREVLDRLSARGRRDVIALTNAQVDEFAGNALELWGSEGRVLALSRRAHDALTDDQRSRIERSARLLPLDVPTIELAGGSVRCMLAGIHLDPRPGLVERESARLDDSVALPVVE; encoded by the coding sequence ATGTCGGTGCAGTCCCCCTCCGCGGTCGTCATGGTGCGGCCCCACCGCTTCGCGCCCAACCCGCAGACCCTCGCCGACAACGGCTTCCAGCCGAGCGCCGACGGGCTCGACCCCGAACGGCTCGCCGCGGCCGCCTACGAGGAGGTGACCCGCGCCGCCGTCGCGCTCGAGTCGGCCGGCGTCACCGTGCACCTCTTCGAGGACGAGGCCGAGCACCGGCCCGACAGCGTGTTCCCGAACAACTGGATCTCGACGCACTCGGGCGGCCACATCGCGCTCTACCCGATGTACACGCCGAACCGGCGCACCGAGCGCCGGGGCGACATCGTCGAGCTGCTGAAGACCACCTACCGCGTGCAGGACGTCATCGACTACTCGGGCCTCGAGTACGACGACGTGTTCCTCGAGGGCACGGGCGCCATGGTGCTCGACCACGAGCTGCGGATCGCGTACGCGGCGCGGTCGAACCGCGCCGACCCGATCGCGCTCGAGCGGTTCTGCACGAACTTCGGCTACGAGCCCATGGTGTTCGACGCGGTCGACGGGCGCGGGGTCGCCGTGTACCACACCAACGTGATCCTCAGCATCGCGACCGAGTTCGCGCTCGTGGCCGCCGACATGCTCGTCTCACCCGCCCGCCGGCGCGAGGTGCTCGATCGCCTGTCGGCGCGCGGGCGCCGCGACGTGATCGCGCTCACCAACGCGCAGGTCGACGAGTTCGCCGGGAACGCGCTCGAGCTGTGGGGCTCGGAGGGGCGCGTCCTCGCACTCTCGCGGCGCGCCCACGACGCGCTCACCGACGACCAGCGCTCGCGGATCGAGCGCAGCGCGCGCCTGCTGCCGCTGGACGTGCCGACCATCGAGCTCGCGGGCGGATCGGTGCGGTGCATGCTCGCGGGCATCCACCTCGACCCGCGACCCGGACTCGTCGAGCGCGAGTCGGCGCGGCTCGACGACTCGGTCGCGCTGCCGGTCGTCGAGTAG
- a CDS encoding citrate synthase has product MSNVVNEAAGADRPDTATLAFPGGTAEFPIHGATQGNSSIDLSTLTRQTGLTALDYGFVNTASTRSSITYIDGEQGILRYRGYPIEQLAEHSTYLEVAWLLMYGELPTPDELAEFDEKIRRHTLLHEDLKRFFSALPHTAHPMAVLSSAVAALSTYYEDSSDPHDPDHVELTTIRLLAKMPVIAAYAHKKSIGQAFLYPDNSLNFVENFLRLNFGNMAEPYSIDPTLARALDRLLILHEDHEQNASTSTVRLVGSTGANLYASISAGIQALSGPLHGGANEAVLQMLAQIRDSGEGVAKFVERVKRKEDGVKLMGFGHRVYKNYDPRAKIVKTSADAVLEGLGVNDPLLDIAKELEQFALEDEYFKQRRLYPNVDFYTGVIYKAMGFPTRMFTVLFAIGRLPGWIAHWREMNLDPATKIGRPQQLYTGSAERHYPVR; this is encoded by the coding sequence GTGAGCAACGTCGTGAACGAAGCGGCCGGGGCCGATCGCCCCGACACCGCGACGCTGGCCTTCCCGGGCGGCACCGCCGAGTTCCCCATCCACGGCGCGACGCAGGGCAACTCGAGCATCGACCTCTCCACGCTCACGCGCCAGACGGGCCTCACCGCGCTCGACTACGGCTTCGTGAACACGGCGTCGACGCGCTCATCGATTACCTACATCGACGGCGAGCAGGGCATCCTGCGCTACCGCGGCTACCCGATCGAGCAGCTCGCCGAGCACTCGACCTACCTCGAGGTCGCCTGGCTGCTCATGTACGGCGAGCTGCCCACGCCCGACGAGCTCGCGGAGTTCGACGAGAAGATCCGCCGGCACACGCTGCTCCACGAGGATCTCAAGCGCTTCTTCTCGGCGCTGCCGCATACCGCGCACCCGATGGCCGTGCTCTCGAGCGCGGTCGCCGCGCTCTCGACGTACTACGAGGACTCGTCCGATCCGCACGATCCCGACCACGTCGAGCTCACGACCATCCGGCTGCTCGCGAAGATGCCGGTCATCGCCGCCTACGCGCACAAGAAGAGCATCGGGCAGGCGTTCCTGTACCCCGACAACTCGCTGAACTTCGTCGAGAACTTCCTGCGGCTGAACTTCGGCAACATGGCCGAGCCGTACTCGATCGACCCGACGCTCGCGCGCGCGCTCGACCGCCTGCTCATCCTCCACGAGGACCACGAGCAGAACGCGTCGACCTCCACCGTCCGGCTCGTCGGGTCGACCGGCGCGAACCTGTACGCGTCGATCTCGGCCGGCATCCAGGCGCTCTCGGGCCCGCTGCACGGCGGTGCCAACGAGGCGGTCCTGCAGATGCTCGCGCAGATCCGCGACTCGGGCGAGGGCGTGGCGAAGTTCGTCGAGCGCGTCAAGCGCAAGGAGGACGGCGTCAAGCTCATGGGCTTCGGCCACCGGGTGTACAAGAACTACGACCCGCGCGCGAAGATCGTGAAGACGAGCGCCGACGCCGTGCTCGAGGGCCTCGGCGTGAACGACCCGCTGCTCGACATCGCCAAGGAACTCGAGCAGTTCGCGCTCGAGGACGAGTACTTCAAGCAGCGTCGGCTGTACCCGAACGTCGACTTCTACACGGGCGTGATCTACAAGGCGATGGGCTTCCCGACGCGGATGTTCACGGTGCTGTTCGCGATCGGGCGCCTGCCCGGCTGGATCGCGCACTGGCGCGAGATGAACCTCGACCCCGCGACGAAGATCGGCCGCCCGCAGCAGCTGTACACGGGCTCGGCCGAGCGGCACTACCCGGTTCGCTGA
- the dapC gene encoding succinyldiaminopimelate transaminase yields MALGALPDYPWDLMVPYRDRAASHADGLVDLSIGSPVDPTPRIVRDALTAATDAHAYPTTTGTPALRRAIVDWFARRRGVTGLDEDAVLPTIGSKELVALLPFFLGVGEGDRVVHPRAAYPTYEMGAVFAGATAVASDDPDEWPERTRLVWLNSPGNPDGRVLGVDELRRAVARARELGAVIVGDECYAELGWEAPWQDGAVPSILDPRVTDGDTTRILAIYSLSKQSNMAGYRAAFVAGCRDSIARLTTARKHAGLMVPAPLQAAMTVALGDDAHVAEQKERYRARRALLKPALESAGFRVDRSEAGLYLWATEGRDAWESIGRLADLGILGGPGYFYGTHFPGHVRLSLTATDERIAAAAGRLRAAAGL; encoded by the coding sequence ATGGCGCTCGGCGCCCTGCCCGACTACCCCTGGGACCTCATGGTCCCGTATCGGGATCGGGCGGCGTCGCACGCCGACGGACTCGTCGACCTCTCGATCGGCTCGCCGGTCGACCCCACGCCGCGCATCGTGCGCGATGCGCTGACGGCGGCGACCGATGCGCACGCGTATCCGACCACGACCGGCACGCCCGCCCTGCGGCGCGCGATCGTGGACTGGTTCGCACGTCGCCGCGGCGTGACCGGCCTCGACGAGGATGCCGTGCTGCCCACGATCGGCTCGAAGGAGCTCGTCGCGCTGCTGCCGTTCTTCCTCGGCGTCGGCGAGGGCGACCGCGTGGTGCATCCGCGGGCGGCCTACCCGACGTACGAGATGGGCGCGGTCTTCGCGGGCGCGACGGCCGTGGCGTCCGACGACCCCGACGAGTGGCCCGAGCGCACACGGCTCGTGTGGCTGAATTCGCCGGGCAACCCCGACGGTCGCGTTCTCGGCGTCGACGAGCTGCGACGCGCCGTCGCACGGGCGCGCGAGCTCGGCGCCGTGATCGTCGGCGACGAGTGCTACGCCGAACTCGGGTGGGAGGCGCCCTGGCAGGACGGCGCGGTGCCGAGCATCCTCGACCCGCGCGTCACCGACGGTGACACGACCCGCATCCTCGCGATCTACTCGCTCTCGAAGCAGTCGAACATGGCCGGGTACCGGGCTGCGTTCGTCGCCGGATGCCGCGACTCGATCGCGCGCCTCACGACGGCGCGCAAGCACGCCGGCCTGATGGTCCCGGCCCCGTTGCAGGCCGCGATGACGGTCGCGCTCGGCGACGACGCGCACGTCGCCGAGCAGAAGGAGCGGTACCGGGCCCGTCGTGCACTGCTGAAGCCCGCGCTCGAGTCGGCCGGATTCCGCGTCGACCGGAGCGAGGCGGGGCTCTACCTCTGGGCCACGGAGGGGCGCGACGCGTGGGAGTCCATCGGGCGCCTCGCCGATCTCGGAATCCTGGGGGGACCGGGGTATTTCTACGGCACGCACTTCCCCGGTCACGTTCGGCTGTCGCTGACGGCGACCGACGAGCGCATCGCCGCGGCCGCGGGCCGGCTCCGGGCGGCCGCGGGCCTGTGA
- the fdxA gene encoding ferredoxin, with protein MTYVIALPCVDVKDRACIDECPVDCIYEGERSLYIHPDECVDCGACEPVCPVEAIYYEDDLPDEWADYYKANVEFFDDIGSPGGAAKVGVIPKDHPLVAALPPQGH; from the coding sequence GTGACCTACGTCATCGCCCTGCCATGCGTCGATGTGAAAGATCGTGCCTGCATCGACGAGTGCCCCGTCGACTGCATCTACGAGGGTGAACGCTCGCTCTACATCCACCCCGACGAGTGCGTCGACTGCGGTGCGTGCGAGCCGGTGTGCCCCGTCGAGGCGATCTACTACGAGGACGACCTGCCCGACGAGTGGGCCGACTACTACAAGGCCAACGTCGAGTTCTTCGACGACATCGGCTCGCCCGGCGGCGCGGCGAAGGTCGGCGTGATCCCCAAGGACCACCCGCTCGTCGCCGCCCTGCCGCCGCAGGGCCACTGA